In the genome of Cupriavidus sp. WKF15, the window ACGTACCGAACTTCCGCGGCAGCGCCTTCGCCGCGTGGGCACTGGGCGCGCTCTCCGCATTGTTCGTTCACGGGATGGCGCCGTGGTTTTCGGAAGCCGTTGCTGGGATGCTGGTCGGTGCCGTGGCGCATTATGTGTTGTCGCAGGGTGCGCTGCGCGAGGTGCGTCAGCGCAATGGCTTGCTGTAGGGGGGCGCCGTTCTGCGAGCCGCAAAACGGCGGCCCTGCAAAACGCGGGGGGCGAATCAACGCAGAATGACAAGAGGCAGTGCTCGCCCCCGGGGCGCCGAAATGTCATAGCGATATCGCAGGTAACAGTCCATCCGGTCGACTCCGTCATTCATGACTGCGCGTAGCCGAGGCGATTTCTTAGCCGTGGAATTCGCAAAGTCAAGGAACGCCCGCAGCTTCAGTGGTATCTGGCCCTGGCTGAAGTATATGAGGCTAACGGGCACCCGATGACAGTAATGGCGGCTTTGGGATGCAGAGGCGTCGCTCAATTGACTACGTGACGGAAGTTGCGAACGGCAGTTAGTGGCCGACAAGCGCCTGCTCGCCCTGAACCCCGCTACGCCGGCGCAGCCCGCAAGAGCCCCAATCGGCCGTTCATCAAGTGACGGGTGTGGAGCGAAGCAGCCGCACGCCACACGCCCAGCAGGCTCACGGCCCCTTGCTGGGAGTTGAAAGGCCCGGGCTTTTCCCGAATTCACTACAGACCCGCGCCTCTAGCATCGTTTCACACCCGGCAGATGTTTCACTTGGACGCGATCTCGAGAATGCCGTCGGCCGCCAAATTTGCCTGGAGGCATAACGATTTCCCGGAGGCGACGCGCATGAGCTGTACTCCTCTATCCGCAAGCTGCTGGACCTTTCGGGTGAGACGAGATTGTTCATGTGCCCGTCGGCGATGATCGAGCCAACGGCCGAGGGTGCTCCATCGACGACCTCCACGCACCCTCACGAACGACAGGCACTGCTCAGAACACCTGCTTGATCCCGAGCATAGCCCCCAACTGCGTGCCGCCCGGGACCGTGTTTGAAGCCGGGCTCGAACTCACCGATGTAGTCAACTTGCCGCCGTTGTCGATGAACCCAGCGGTTGCATAGACGGAGGTCCGCTTGCTGAACGCATACATCGCGCGCATCGCGTAGAGCCAGGACTTGTTGCTACTGTTGTGGTAGCGCTGGTGGTAGACCTGCCCCGCCACCGTCACAGACGGCAGGACGTCATAGGCAAGTCCCGCCCAGTAGAGGTCGCTCTTCGGCGTCGGAATGCCGTTGTTGTCGTGCCGCAGCCAGCCGATGCCCACCTTTGCGCGGTCCAGCAATGCGTAGCCGGTCAGCGCGAGACGATCATCGGTCTTTGCGCTCGATGTCAGGCCGCCGAATGCGCCAGGGCCCCCGCGCACCGATTCGTACAGCGCCGAGGCACCGAACCTGGCGGTCTCGTACAGGACCATCGCGGACCATTCACGGCAGGCGCTCTTGTCGGCGGGGTTCTCGCCTGCGCAGTTGGTGGCGCCGGGGCCGAACGGTGCGGCTGCCGTATCGCGACCGAAGCTGTATGTGGCACCAAGCGTCAGGCCGCCGAACTTGCCTTTGTAGGAGATGCCGTTGTCCATGCGGGCATTCGGAATGGTCGGGTCCAGCGAACCCGAACCGAAGATGTTCGGCCCAAGGATATCCGCGTCGAGCGTCGCCCAGAACATCATGGTGAACTGCCGCCCGATCGCAAACTCGCCCCACGGCCCAGACAGCCCTACCCACGCCTGGCGCCCGAACAGGCGGCCGCCGTTTGCCATGCTGCCGGTATCCACGCCATAGCCGGACTCGAGCATGAAGTTGCTCTTGAGTCCGCCACCCAAGTCTTCGGAGCCACGCATGCCCCAGCGCGATGGCACGGTGCCGGTCAGGCTGGGCTGCCGTACCACGCTGTCCTGCGCCGGGCCGATATGGTTGACGAACTCGATGCCGGTATCGATCAACCCATACAGCGTCAAGGATTGTGCACTGGCTATCGCAGGCAATGCCGCCGTGAGGGCAACCGCAAGACTCTTCAAACGCATCATGTTCTCTCCTTTTTGGTTTTGGCTCTTGTCGAACGCACTGTAAAAACCGGTGCAAAGGACGAATGCCTCCCGCCGCCTGCGCAGGGCGGAATGTCAGTCGGCAACCTTCGCGATTGCGGCCCGCTCCACGGGACGCATTGATATCAGGTGGGCGGCATGGGCCGCCTCAGTGTCGTGAGCGTGCTGCGGCGCAGGCTTGGGACGGCATGCTTTCTTTGATGAGTCGAACTATCAAAATAAGATCCCGTGTTCTGATTCGCAATGCGAATTGAATTCTAACTATCATATATTGATAGTCAACAACTGGTTAACCCGAAATCGCCAGGACCGCGGCTAGCAGGCGGCACTGCGCTGCCGGCTTTGTGGGGCGATGCCCCAGGACAAGAGAAGAAAAAGACGGGAATCGACGCTGCCATGGCTGCGCTGTGACAGCCATAAACAGTCGAGAAGCTGGCCGGCCGGCCAACTCCTGGGGGAAAATCTGCGACCGAATCAGCCGATCCGGCGACAGGGGAGCTTGCGACGGCGGTTACCTCGGCACCGCGCCCTTCGTGACGGCGGAGGAAATCTTCGCCGCATTGTCCTGGAGCAGTTCCAGCAGCTTGGCGTGGTGCATGAACTCAAAGCGCCGCAACGGGATTACCAGCGCGAGCGCCCCGACCGCGTGCGAGCCGCTGGCAAAGAAGGGCACGGCAATGGCCCCGACATCCGACTCCAGTTCGCCCCGGGACATGTAGTAGCCGGCCTTCCGGATTTCCTGCAGCTTGTTCCAGAACTCCTCGAAGGTTTGCCCCATGCCGGCCTGGCGGACCGCTGCGGTGTGCTTCTCGAACAATCGTGACAGCCGAGCGCGCGAAAGCGTTGCCAGGATGACCTTGGGCGCCGCGCCCCGGAACAAGGGCCGCGGCCGGCCGCGGCCATAGGCGAGGTGCAGGCCGTCGGCGCCGGACTCCCGGTGGGTATCGACAATCTCGTCGTCGAAGATGCGCGTCATCACGCAGTCGCAGCCGGTCTGCGCGGACAAGCTCTGCATCAGCGGCTGGCCCGCGCAGAAGAACGGGTCGACCGTGCGCAGTTGGTAGTCCAGCGTCATCACGCGCGGCCCGAGTGCATAGCTGCCATCGCCCAGGCGCGCCAGCAGCCCGGCGTCCACCAGCTCACGCACGTAGCGATAGCCGGTCGGCGCCGAACAGTCAAGGTACTCGCAAATTGCCTCGGACGACCATGTGGGCTTCTCGACCGTGAACAGGTCGAGGATCGATAGCATCTTGGTTAGGCTGGACATAAAGAAGTGCCGGACAGTCACGAACTGAGAGTGGCGTCATTCTAACGCCCCGCCCGTGGCCGTTTCGCTGCGACACGACAACGCACTGTCAAATGCCGAACGCATCATCGATGCCGACGAGCCTCTTGACAGGGACCACAGGCTGCTTACGAAGCCCCGACTGATGAGACCTGGCCAGTCCTGTCCTCTGCGTAAGTCCGGTCCAGCACAACGATCGATACCCCGGCGATGGCGAGTACGCCCCCAAAAAACTGGTACAGATGCAGCGGCGTCCAGCCGTGGGCGAGCATGTATCCGGTCCAGATCGGCACGATCACGGCAATGCTGCGGCCAAAGCCGATCATCAGTCCCACGCCGGTCCCACGCGCCACCGCCGGATACACCGACGGGCTGATGGCATAGAACGCGACAATGCCGCCGTTCACGAACAGGCCGACCAGCACCGCGAGCGACAAGGCCATGGAGACATTGTGGATCTGCGTGGCATACAGCGCAAAGCTGAGCGCGCCGCCGAACAGCACGCCGGCCGTCACCAGCACGGGGCGGAACCTGAGAGACAGCGCAGCGAACAGCAGCGCCGCTGCCACCCCGCCGACCATCAGCATCATGCCGGCACGCACGCCGAATGCCGGGTTGCCGCTGCTATCCGCGATGATCTTCGTCGTCCAGGTATTCGCAAAGTAAAACGCCGCGGTCAGGCCGGCGTAGCCGATCCACAGGCAGATGGTGCGCCTGAGCATGCCACCGCCGAAGATTGCCCTGAGCGCCACGTTGCGCACCGCCTGCATGGAAGCGGGGGGCAGCGCCTGCGACTGGGGGAAGCCCAGTCTGGCTGCGATCGCGTTGTACTTCTCCAGCGCGCGCCGCGGTCGCTTGTCGACCAGGTACTCGACCGATTCGGGTAGCACGAAGAAGACCAGCACCATCATCAACAGCGTGAGCATGCCACCGAAGATGAAGGGGGCGCGCCAGCCGTGGCTCGCGAGCAATGGGGTGACGATGAGCCCGGCCAGCGCGGAACCCAGCGGCAGGCCGATGCCGTACAGACCCATTACGACGCCACGATGCTTATCGGAACTGAACTCCGAGACCAGTACATTGATGCTGGCAATGACGCCGCCGATGAACAGGCCCGCGAACGTGCGATAGGCAATCAGCTCCGCCAGCGTACTCGACGTTGCCGACAGCAGCATGCCCGCCGTGATGAAGCCAAGGCACACCAGGATCTGCGTGCGCCGGCCGATCCTGTCGGCCAGCGGCGAGACCAGGATCGCGCCGAGCGCCATGCCGAGGACGCTTGCACTGAGCAGATAGCCTGCCTCGACCGGGCTGAGCGACCATGTCTTTGCCAGCGTGGGGATGACGAACGGCATGACGATGATCTCGTATCCGTCAATCATGGTGATGAGAATGCAGATCGCGACGATGAGAATCTGCGACGCACGCATTGGCTGCGTACGCACGGCCTCGCGTATATCCATGCTTGTCTCCGCTTTATGTCTTTTATGGGACGCACTGCATCGGCAGTCAGGCCATGTCCCGGGGGAAACTGCCGAAAAACAGGGCGAAAACCTGCCCGTGACGCCCGCAACGGGCGCCAGAGCTTCAGGAACATCGTTCAGATTTCCGGTGTGCCAGGGCTCGGCGCGAGGCCTGGCCGCACCGGAACTGCGGTATGGCTTACTCCGCGCGAATCGGGTTCGAGAGCACGCCGAGCTTGCTGACTTCGATTTCCACGACGTCGCCGTCTTTCATGAACACCGGCGGGTTGCGCTTGGCGCCGACGCCGCCCGGCGTGCCCGTGACGATCACATCGCCGGGCGCGAGCGTGACGAAGCTCGAGCAGTAGGCGATCAGCGTCGGGATCGAGAAGATCAGCATGTCGGTGGTAGCCCGCTGCATGACATTGCCATTCAGGCGGGTCTCGAGCGTCAGCACTTCATTCTCGCCAATCTCGTCCGACGTCACCAGCGTGGGGCCGAACGCACCTGTGGCTTCGAAGTTCTTGCCCGGACCCCATTGCGAGGTATGGAGCTGCCAGTCGCGGATGCTGCCGTCGTTGTAGCAGGCGAAGCCGGCAATATGCTGGAAGGCACGGTCCTCGGAAATGCGGCGGCCACCCGTGCCAATCACGATGGCGATCTCGCCTTCATAGTCGAGACGATCCGACTCCGGCGGCAGCAGGATCGGCTGCTGGTGACCCACCTGCGAGGCTGCCACGCGCATGAAAATTGTGGGGCGGTCGGTGCGCTGCTTCTTGGTCTCCTGGACATGCTCGTCGTAGTTCAGGCCCGCGCACAGGATCTTGTCCGGATCAGCCACGACCGGGCGATAGGCATCGATGTCCTGCAGCGCGAAGTCGGCATCCGATTTGACGGCGGCGTCCTTCAGCGCGTCCACGCCGTCGCGGCGCAGCGCTGCGCCCAGGTCTGCAAGCCCGAGGCGGGCACCGAGGTCAATGACGCCCTGGTTCAATACGGCGCCGAAGCTGTTCTTGCCTTGTCGCGAAAAGCTGATGAATTTCATTTGGGTCTCCTGTACGGAATTCAGTGGGGGGGGAATACGGGTTTGCTGTCAGGCCGCGACAACGGCTGCCTTCGCGTTCTGCAGCAATGCAGCAAGCTGGCGCATCAGGGCCTGCAGTTGTGGCAGGTTCGCTGCCGTGCCATATACGTAACGGTCCGGTCGGACAATGATGGCGGCGGCATCGAGTTCATCGAGCCATGCCAGTGTCGCGGCGCTGTCGTCCTCGATGAATTTGACTGGATACGACGTGTACGTGCGCAGCGCATCGCGCTGGTTTTCGTTGAGCAGGCCGGGTTTCATCAGAACGGCAAAGTCGCGTCCGGCGCGCTGATCGAGACGCATCCCCGTCGACAACGCCGGTTGGGCCGATACCATGCCGCTAGGCGGTTCGCCCAGGCGGAGCGCGCTCGCTCCCAGGCGGGGGCTCAAGCTGCGCAACTGGCGCGGCGCCGCGGCGAGCGTGCGGTCGCGCTCAGCGGCCGCGGCAGGATCGCGCGCCTGGATGATCCCGCCGAGTTCTACGGCAAGCCGGATGTATTCGCTGACGTGTGGCGCGCGCTCTTCCTGATAGGAATCGAGCAGCTCATCCGGAGCACGGTGCCCGAGGATGGCCGCAAGCTTCCATGCAAGGTTCGCGGCGTCGCGGATGCCTGCGCAGAGCCCTTGCCCCAGGAACGGCGGCGTTTGGTGCGCCGAATCGCCGGCCAGCAGCAACCGGCCCTTGCGCCAGCGCTGCGCGACGACGGCGTGGAAGGTGTAGACCGCCGCGCGTTCAAGATCGGCATCTTCAGGCGTCATCCATTTATCGATCAGCGACCACACCGATTCGGGCCGCGCGATCGCCGCTGCATCTTCGTCGGGGAGCAGCATGATCTCGAAGCGGCGGCGGTTGCCAACGCCTCGCACATAGGTCGCGGGACGAGCAGGGTCGCAGAACTGCACGCTGCAATCGCCGAGCACGGACCACGGCCGCTTGAGCAGCGCGTCGAAGACCAGCCAGCGTTCGTGCAGGCCCAGGTCCGTCATTTCGCCGCCGATCAGGCGGCGAACCAGTGACCGCGCGCCATCGGCTCCCACCACGTAGGCCGCGTCGATCGCCTCGAGTCTGCCGCAGCTCAGGTCTTCGAAGCGCACCGTGACATGGCTGGCGCAGTGTTCCAGCGCATAGACCTCGCAGCGTGAGCGCACCGAGATGTTCGGCTGGCTGGCCAGGCACTGGCGCAGCGTGCGTTCCAGGTCAGGCTGGTGAAAGCGGTAGCTGGAGTGCCACCCCTGCGGACCGACCTCCTCGGGCCGCGGCCAGTCCACGAGTAACTGGCCTTCCGCATTCACGAATTTCATGCCCGTGGACACCAGGCAATCCCCGGCGACTTCGGCAGATACCCCGATCGCGTCGAAGACGCGCATGCATTCCGCATCAAAGTGCACGGCCCGGGGCAGCGGATAGGGCGCAGCCTCTCGTTCGAGCACGGCTACCTTGAGGCCGTATCGCCCCAGGAGGTTGGCCAACGTTGCGCCGACCGGCCCCATCCCAATCACTGCGACATCGACAAGCATCTCGTCTCCAAATCATTTGACTATCACAATTTGATAGCAGTATTATTCTCGAGACACGATTTGTCAAACTGAATCTTGTTCGTTATCAGGATTCGATACCACAAGGAGACGACTAATGCGCAAAGGCCTCTCGTTCAGCCACGTTGGCATCTATGTGCGGGACCTGCCCGCGATGACGCGCTTCTATACGGAGCTGCTCGACTTCACGATCACCGATGCCGGCAAGCTCGAAGGCCCCGCTGGTCCGGTCGAACTGGTCTTCCTTAGCCGGGACCCGGCCGAGCATCACCAGATCGTCCTGGCCACGGGCAGGCCGGAGCAGTTGCCGTTCAATGTCATCAACCAGATCTCGCTGCGCGCGGACAGCCTGGCCACGCTGCGCGGCCTGTACGAACGCATGGCTGCCGCGGGCGCGACTGACATCCACCCGATCACCCACGGCAATGCGGTGTCCGTGTACGCGCGCGACCCGGAAGGCAACCGGCTGGAGTTGTTCGTCGACACGCCCTGGTATGTCAGCCAGCCGATGCGGGTCCCTGTCGACTTCTCCGAGTCCGACGCGTCACTGATGCAGAAGATCGAGGCTCACGCGCGTTCGCTGCCGGGCTTTGAGCCGCGCGGCGCCTGGCAGGCGCGAATGGCCGAAAAGATGGGTCTCGTATGAACTATCCACTCTCTATTGAGCGAGCCAGCCTGCTGACGACTTCACCGTTGGTCGAACATATCGACCAGGTCGAACAGGCCCGGTGCGATGCCACCGTGAACGGCGCGCACCACGTGCTGGCCGACCTGCTCGCCGACGACCTGCTGTTTATCCATTCGAGCGGATACGTGCACGGCAAGGCGGACT includes:
- a CDS encoding fumarylacetoacetate hydrolase family protein, whose protein sequence is MKFISFSRQGKNSFGAVLNQGVIDLGARLGLADLGAALRRDGVDALKDAAVKSDADFALQDIDAYRPVVADPDKILCAGLNYDEHVQETKKQRTDRPTIFMRVAASQVGHQQPILLPPESDRLDYEGEIAIVIGTGGRRISEDRAFQHIAGFACYNDGSIRDWQLHTSQWGPGKNFEATGAFGPTLVTSDEIGENEVLTLETRLNGNVMQRATTDMLIFSIPTLIAYCSSFVTLAPGDVIVTGTPGGVGAKRNPPVFMKDGDVVEIEVSKLGVLSNPIRAE
- a CDS encoding MFS transporter, whose translation is MDIREAVRTQPMRASQILIVAICILITMIDGYEIIVMPFVIPTLAKTWSLSPVEAGYLLSASVLGMALGAILVSPLADRIGRRTQILVCLGFITAGMLLSATSSTLAELIAYRTFAGLFIGGVIASINVLVSEFSSDKHRGVVMGLYGIGLPLGSALAGLIVTPLLASHGWRAPFIFGGMLTLLMMVLVFFVLPESVEYLVDKRPRRALEKYNAIAARLGFPQSQALPPASMQAVRNVALRAIFGGGMLRRTICLWIGYAGLTAAFYFANTWTTKIIADSSGNPAFGVRAGMMLMVGGVAAALLFAALSLRFRPVLVTAGVLFGGALSFALYATQIHNVSMALSLAVLVGLFVNGGIVAFYAISPSVYPAVARGTGVGLMIGFGRSIAVIVPIWTGYMLAHGWTPLHLYQFFGGVLAIAGVSIVVLDRTYAEDRTGQVSSVGAS
- a CDS encoding porin, with protein sequence MRLKSLAVALTAALPAIASAQSLTLYGLIDTGIEFVNHIGPAQDSVVRQPSLTGTVPSRWGMRGSEDLGGGLKSNFMLESGYGVDTGSMANGGRLFGRQAWVGLSGPWGEFAIGRQFTMMFWATLDADILGPNIFGSGSLDPTIPNARMDNGISYKGKFGGLTLGATYSFGRDTAAAPFGPGATNCAGENPADKSACREWSAMVLYETARFGASALYESVRGGPGAFGGLTSSAKTDDRLALTGYALLDRAKVGIGWLRHDNNGIPTPKSDLYWAGLAYDVLPSVTVAGQVYHQRYHNSSNKSWLYAMRAMYAFSKRTSVYATAGFIDNGGKLTTSVSSSPASNTVPGGTQLGAMLGIKQVF
- a CDS encoding IclR family transcriptional regulator, whose amino-acid sequence is MSSLTKMLSILDLFTVEKPTWSSEAICEYLDCSAPTGYRYVRELVDAGLLARLGDGSYALGPRVMTLDYQLRTVDPFFCAGQPLMQSLSAQTGCDCVMTRIFDDEIVDTHRESGADGLHLAYGRGRPRPLFRGAAPKVILATLSRARLSRLFEKHTAAVRQAGMGQTFEEFWNKLQEIRKAGYYMSRGELESDVGAIAVPFFASGSHAVGALALVIPLRRFEFMHHAKLLELLQDNAAKISSAVTKGAVPR
- a CDS encoding VOC family protein — protein: MRKGLSFSHVGIYVRDLPAMTRFYTELLDFTITDAGKLEGPAGPVELVFLSRDPAEHHQIVLATGRPEQLPFNVINQISLRADSLATLRGLYERMAAAGATDIHPITHGNAVSVYARDPEGNRLELFVDTPWYVSQPMRVPVDFSESDASLMQKIEAHARSLPGFEPRGAWQARMAEKMGLV
- a CDS encoding bifunctional 3-(3-hydroxy-phenyl)propionate/3-hydroxycinnamic acid hydroxylase; translated protein: MLVDVAVIGMGPVGATLANLLGRYGLKVAVLEREAAPYPLPRAVHFDAECMRVFDAIGVSAEVAGDCLVSTGMKFVNAEGQLLVDWPRPEEVGPQGWHSSYRFHQPDLERTLRQCLASQPNISVRSRCEVYALEHCASHVTVRFEDLSCGRLEAIDAAYVVGADGARSLVRRLIGGEMTDLGLHERWLVFDALLKRPWSVLGDCSVQFCDPARPATYVRGVGNRRRFEIMLLPDEDAAAIARPESVWSLIDKWMTPEDADLERAAVYTFHAVVAQRWRKGRLLLAGDSAHQTPPFLGQGLCAGIRDAANLAWKLAAILGHRAPDELLDSYQEERAPHVSEYIRLAVELGGIIQARDPAAAAERDRTLAAAPRQLRSLSPRLGASALRLGEPPSGMVSAQPALSTGMRLDQRAGRDFAVLMKPGLLNENQRDALRTYTSYPVKFIEDDSAATLAWLDELDAAAIIVRPDRYVYGTAANLPQLQALMRQLAALLQNAKAAVVAA